In a genomic window of Ipomoea triloba cultivar NCNSP0323 chromosome 3, ASM357664v1:
- the LOC116013241 gene encoding uncharacterized protein LOC116013241, with amino-acid sequence MENAFMWIEGWRPSMAFHLLYCKSGLQLEPRLSELLSGLKTGDLGDLSPDQLTRIDELQRKMIMEEKELDEKNGQVQESVADASMVEMSHMVTKLTRAGDETMEEHGLQDERVASALAPNEKAMVDILQNADDLQLSTLKWSTF; translated from the coding sequence ATGGAGAACGCTTTCATGTGGATCGAAGGATGGAGGCCTTCTATGGCATTCCATCTTCTCTACTGCAAGTCCGGCCTACAACTTGAGCCAAGGCTCTCAGAGCTACTCAGTGGTCTCAAGACAGGAGACTTAGGAGACCTTTCTCCCGATCAACTCACGCGCATAGACGAGTTGCAAAGGAAGATGATAATGGAAGAAAAAGAACTTGACGAGAAAAATGGCCAGGTGCAAGAGTCGGTGGCTGATGCTTCCATGGTCGAGATGTCACACATGGTGACCAAGTTAACAAGGGCTGGTGACGAAACAATGGAGGAACATGGACTCCAAGATGAACGAGTTGCTTCGGCTCTGGCACCCAATGAGAAAGCAATGGTAGATATCCTTCAGAATGCGGATGATCTTCAACTTAGTACGCTCAAGTGGTCAACATTCTAA
- the LOC116014105 gene encoding protein disulfide-isomerase-like — translation MARKKVFSGILAILSVLLAVSVASAAGEEKEYVLTLDHTNFSETVSKHNFIVVEFYAPWCGHCKKLAPEYEKAASVLSSHDPPVTLAKVDANEDSNRDLASQYEVQGFPTIKILRDGGKTVQDYKGPREADGIVTYLKKQVGLASSEIKSKEDVANIIDEKKVFVVGVFQEFSGEKFANFISLAEKLRSDYDFGHTLDAKLLPSGEPVDKPTLRLLKPFDELFADFQDFQVDAMEKFIGEASTPIITIFDQNPENHPYVNKFFDSPNDKAMLFVNFSSELSAFKSKYNDVAVLYKGKGLSFLLGDLETSGGALQYFGLKEDQAPVIVIQDKDQQKFIKPNVEPDQLATWVKDYKEGKVEPFIRSEPIPEVNNEPVKVVVSDSLENMVFKSGKNVLLEIYAPWCGHCKKLAPILDEVAVSFENDPDVMIAKLDGTANDIPGKKFDVQGYPTVYFISATGNITPYEGDRTKDDIIDFIQKNRDKPLQSDSIKSDSVKEESAKDEL, via the exons ATGGCGAGGAAGAAGGTTTTCAGTGGCATTTTGGCGATTCTTTCGGTTCTCCTCGCCGTGTCCGTTGCGTCAGCGGCGGGAGAGGAGAAGGAGTACGTGTTGACTTTGGATCACACCAACTTCTCCGAGACTGTGTCCAAACACAATTTCATCGTCGTCGAGTTCTATGCGCCTTG GTGTGGGCACTGCAAGAAACTTGCTCCAGAG TATGAGAAAGCTGCCTCTGTGTTGAGTAGTCATGATCCTCCCGTCACTCTAGCAAAAGTTGATGCAAATGAGGACTCAAACAGAGATCTAGCAAGCCAATATGAGGTCCAGGGTTTCCCAACCATTAAGATCTTACGTGATGGAGGAAAGACAGTTCAAGATTATAAAGGTCCTCGTGAAGCTGATGGTATAGTTACTTATTTGAAAAAGCAAGTGGGTCTCGCATCATCTGAAATCAAGTCGAAGGAAGATGTTGCTAATATAATTGATGAGAAAAAAGTTTTTGTT GTTGGTGTTTTTCAAGAATTTTCTGGAGAGAAGTTTGCAAACTTCATAAGTTTGGCTGAAAAGTTACGCTCTGACTATGATTTTGGCCACACACTTGATGCCAAACTCCTCCCTAGTGGTGAGCCAGTTGATAAGCCCACTCTACGTCTTCTTAAACCATTTGATGAGCTTTTTGCTGATTTCCAG GACTTCCAAGTTGATGCAATGGAGAAGTTCATTGGTGAAGCTAGTACTCCTATTATCACTATTTTTGACCAAAACCCAGAGAATCATCCATATGTTAACAAGTTTTTTGATAGTCCCAATGATAAG gCAATGCTTTTTGTGAACTTCAGTAGTGAGCTCAGTGCTTTCAAATCCAAATACAATGATGTAGCTGTGCTTTATAAGGGAAAGGGACTTAGCTTTCTATTGGGAGATCTCGAGACCAGCGGTGGTGCACTTCAG TACTTTGGACTGAAGGAAGATCAGGCACCTGTAATCGTAATACAGGACAAGGATCAACAAAAATTCATTAAACCAAATGTGGAACCAGATCAACTTGCAACTTGGGTTAAGGACTACAAG GAGGGGAAGGTGGAGCCATTTATTAGATCGGAGCCTATCCCAGAAGTTAATAATGAACCAGTGAAGGTTGTTGTTTCTGATAGCCTTGAGAACATGGTTTTCAAGTCAGGGAAGAATG TCCTGCTGGAAATCTATGCACCTTGGTGTGGCCACTGCAAGAAGCTAGCTCCAATCTTGGATGAAGTAGCAGTGTCGTTTGAGAATGATCCTGATGTCATGATAGCGAAACTG GATGGAACTGCAAATGATATCCCTGGCAAAAAATTTGATGTTCAAGGATACCCAACTGTGTACTTCATATCTGCAACGGGTAACATAACACCATATGAAGGTGACAGAACAAAAGATGACATTATTGACTTTATCCAGAAGAACAGGGATAAACCTCTTCAGTCAGACTCCATTAAATCAGATTCAGTGAAAGAAGAATCCGCCAAGGATGAGCTGTAA